Genomic DNA from Ruminococcus sp. OA3:
TCCAGATAAAAGGAATAATAATATCCCCAATGCAGTAATTTATTCGTCTCCTGGAGGAGGAGGCATAAAGGCTGAAGGGGCAGTTGTTCTGTTATACACTGAAGGATGTGATCAAGGGGGATGATGTCAGGCTGTCCAAACCTCTGCCGCATGGCATCCCATGTGCTCCTCTCGATATGAGGAAATGCAAGTCGCACGGCCGGTTGTATGGCGATCGCCATAAACTGCAGTGCACTAAGATACAGAAGGGTGTCATTTTTGTAGGTCCTGTTTTTCATGCAGGAACAGGTTGCCTGGCCGTTGAACAGCGTGACCTGTGTCCCTTTTGCGTTAAAGGTTTCCGCAAAACCGAGTTCATTCAATGTTGACATGGCTTTGCGTATCGTCGAGACAGAGACATTGTACTGCAGGGCAAGCTCAGCTTGCGGCGGCAGGAATTCCCCGTCTTTGTATAGGCCAATTCCGATCTTGTCGATCAGATCCCGTGTGATCTGCATGTAATAATGGTCCCGCCCGGTTTCTGCATTCCAGAAAAAGCAATTGTTTTTTTGTGATGGTTTTATGTCCGGAGTTTGTGACAGCGTGTTCAAGTACCGGGCTATGGCATTTTGCATTCCGCAGTAAATGGAGCTAAAACGTGCCTGGATTTCACCCGGGTCTTTTTCTTTTAATGAATCCATTACCCACTGCGTGCGTGCGCCGTCCGTATAATCTGCGATGACAGACATTGCTTCCTTGCTGTTCAGGAAGAACGGGACCCGTGCGTGCAGTTCGAGACTTGTAAAAATGTCGCGGAATAACAGGTTTCCCGTGGAATCCAGCATATCGTGAAGCAGCGATGAACATATGTGCCATCTCTGCGCACTGCATTCAGGCTTACACCGGGTGAGCGAATGAAAGTGTGGACTGAGTACTTCATCCCCGCAGGAGAGGGCTGAAAAAGAAAAAAGGCGGGGCATTAAAAGAGTGATCGTTTCGTAGACATCCAGGATAGAATCTTTCTGCTCCAAAATATTCCTGGTGGGGCTCAAAGCAGAATCTCCGTCAGGAGGTCTGTAAATAACAACGGTAGGCTTCCGCTCTTGGGAACAAATGAGGCCTTCAGATTTCAGGGCGGCGAGCACATCTTTTACCGTACGGATTCCTACATGATAAATCTGACAGAGCTGATTGATCGAGGGCAGAGCTGCACCATGCGGCAGATACCCGGTTGTGATCTGATAACTAAGATTTTGGTACAGATAATGAAATAAGGTTCTCTTTTTTTCCAAGATACAGATCCTCCCTTCGTCAAACGTGCGGACACGCTTTCCTCACTGACGCTCATTATATCATAAAATGGGGCAAGCTATATGCAAACGTACACAAATATATAATTGTTTTTTCGATTTTTATAAATTAAAATATAGTTATCGTAATAAAAGGTAGTGCAAAGAGACTGAATTTCATATAAAATGGAGATTGTTAGACTATGAAAAAGCAAAAGGCATTTATTGTCCGGGGCGCACAGATCGGATTATTGTCCATAATTTTAATTATGGTTTTTACTGCCTCGATCTGGAATGCGGCGCAGCTTCGTATTGTACTGAACGACAGTACAAAGGAATATCTGAATGACGTAACTACACAGATGTCAGGGGATATACAGGGCACCATACAGCATAAGATGACAGATCTTGAAGAGTTGTCTGATTCGGTTTCACGGTTTGACAGTGGACAGGACAGAGAAGAGCTGAAGGAATTTCTGAACAGAAAAGCGCATATTCAGGAGTTTGACCCTCTGGTAGTGCTGGACCGCAACGGTAATACCGTTTCCTCGGAATCTGAATTATTCTCTGGCAAGCGGGAACAAGAGATGCTATTACAGATGGAGAGCGTGCAGTCTTCATTTGAGGGAGAAGTCTGTGCCAGCTACCTGGGCGGCGAAATTATCGTTTACTCTGTTCCGGTCTATGAAAATGGTCAGGTGACAGGAGTATTGATTGGTGGCCGCAGTAAGGAAAATATGCAGCGGATGATCGCATCGAAAAGTTTTAATGGAAATGCATTGAGCTGTATTATCGACAGTGATGGTCAGGTTGTGATTTCACCCGAAGATTTAAATCCATTTATGCAACTGGAAGATATTTTCGAATCAGATGAGAAAGTGGCTGCCGGGATCCGGGAGATGCAGGAGAAAATGCGTGCCGGGCAGGATGGTATGCTGAAGTTCACAGCTGTCACACATGAGGAGCTTTTTTTAGCGTATAATGGGCTTGGGATCAATGACTGGATACTGCTTACCATTATTCCGGCCGATATCATATCCGGAGGTGCTGACAGATATATCTACCAGTCGTTCATCATCGTGGGAGTTACGATAGCCTTTTTCTCCATGTTTTTATTTGCGGTTTTTCGCTTTTATAACGATTACCGGAAAAAGCTTGAACGGGCTGCATTTACTGACCCTGTAACGGGAGGAATGAACAACGCAGCTTTTCAAATGAAATTCCGGGAAATATCGCATGAAATAAAACCCTGTACTTATACGATCGTCCTGCTCAATGTGAAGGGGTTCAAGATGATCAACGAACGGTTTGGAATCAGTGTCGGCAATGATATCCTGCGCTATGTCTGCCGGGTACTGGAACATCATATGAGAGCGGAGAAGAATGAGTTTGCAGCGCGCAGCGAGTCGGATCATTTTTTTCTCTGCATAAAAGAACACGCCCCCGAGGCGATCAAAGCAAAACTGGGTGTGATCATTGAGGATATTAATTCTTTTCACGGCGTTGATCTGCCCTGTTATCAGTTCTCATTTAAACAGGGAGCCTGTCTTGTGGAGGATCCTGGAATGGAGATCATGCTTCTCCAGGATCGGGCAAGGACCGCTTATCAGAATCAGAGTCCGGGAATGCAGCAGGAATGTTCTTTCTATGACAACAGCTTTACGGATAAACTGAGGAAAGAACATGAACTCAACGAGTTGTTTGAGCGTTCTGTTTCAGAACACCATTTTGAGATATACCTTCAGCCTAAAATAGGCTTGGGGGAGAATCGGCTGGAAGGTGCCGAGGCACTGGTTCGGTGGAATCATCCGCAGAGAGGCATGATTTCCCCGGCAGAGTTTATTCCGATTTTTGAACGCAGCGATAAAATATGCACATTGGACTTCTATGTGTTTAAAGAGGTCTGTATGCTTCTGAACAGTTGGATAAAGGAAGGGAAAAAGCCTGTGCCCATATCCGTCAATCTTTCCAGGCTGCACTTTTTGAATGCCGGTTTTCTGGAAGAATTTGCTGAAATTGCGCATGAGTATGAGATTTTGCCCGGAATGATTGAATTTGAACTGACAGAGTCTATTTTTTTTGATACTCAAAGAATTAAAACGGTACAGGAAAGCATCCGCCATATGCACAGAATGGGATTTCTGTGTTCTCTTGATGACTTTGGCTCCGGCTTTTCTTCGCTGGGGCTTCTGAAAGAATTTGACGTGGATACGCTGAAACTGGATCGTTCATTTTTCATGAATATTTCCGACGAAAGAGGACAGGAGATTATTAGCTGTCTGATCGAGCTTGCCGGCAAGCTGGAGGTGCAGACGGTTGCAGAGGGGATCGAAACCCCGGAGCAGCTGGAGTATCTGAGGTCTGTACATTGTGATATGGTACAGGGATATATATTTTCAAAGCCTCTTCCCATATCGGCATTTGAGGAGTGGAGCAAACAGTATATCTGACACATGTGAAATTGTGAAAAGGAGTAAGCGATGAAAAAACAGATAAATAAGAGGCTGTGTATTATTATTTTTGCGGCCATGCTGGTTTCGCTTCTGCTGAACTATCTGCTTCAAATTTTCCAGGCTCAGGATACCATGCGCGTGAACTCCCAGGAGTTATTTTGGCAGATCAATCAGATATTGGTCCAGAATGAAAAAGAGGTAGAACAGATTAAGGAAGATTTTGCAAAGAGCTGTCTGGTAAACGCCAAGGCGGCAGCCTATATTGTTCAGAACAATCCGGACATCATTAACGATCAGGATGAACTCGAAAAGATTGCAGAATTTCTCCAGATCGATGAATTTCACATTTTTGATACACAGGGGAATCTGTATGCGGGTTCACAGCCAAAGTACTTTGGCCTGAATTTCAACTCCGGAGAACAGATGCGGTTTTTTTTGCCGATGCTGAAAGACCGGTCGCTGGAATTATGCCAGGAGATAACCCCGAATACAGCGGAGCAGAAACTGATGCAGTATGCGGCGGTCTGGAGAGAAGACGGTGAAGGGATTGTACAGATAGGTATGGAACCGCACAGAGTTCTTGAGGCAATGAAGCGCAATGAGCTGTCTTATATTTTTTCCATCGTTACGGCGGATAAAGGGGCGGTCATCTGTGCGCTGGACCCTGAGACATATCAGGTACTCGGCGCTACAGGTTCCGGTTATATTGATAAAAATATAGAGGAGCTGGGGATTGATCCCCAGGAAGTAAACGCCGGTGGAAACGGGTTCCATGCGGTTGTGGACGGTGAGAAAAGTTATTGTGTATTTGAAAGAAACGGATCGGTGATTCTTGGACGTATCGTTCCCCATGACAGCATGTATCAGAATGTCAACAGAAACTGTCTTATGCTCGGCGGCTACCTGCTGCTTCTCGGCATTATTATGATAGCTGCAATATCCCGGTATCTGGACCGCTATATATTAAAAGGCATTTCTGCCGTGAACCAAAAGATGAGAGTGATAACGGGAGGAGATCTTGATACGAAGGTTGATGTGGATACCACGCCGGAGTTCGCGGAGCTGAGTGAACAGATCAATGAAATGATAGGGAGTCTGCTGGACACCACCAATAAGCTCTCGACAGTTCTGGATGTTGTCAGTATACCGGTGGGAGTCTATGAGTACAGGCAGAATATGAAACGTGTGATGGCGACCAGGCGGATTGCGGAGATTTTAAAACTGTCGCAGGATGAGGCAAGGCTGATATTGTCGGACTGTATGCTGTTTGAGAGGAAGCTGGAAGAAATCCGCGGGCATATGGTGGATGGGAGAAAAGAAATTTATCAGCTTCCCGGGAAAATTAAACGTTTTATCCGTATGGAGTCGATCACGTATGAAAAGAATATGCTGGGTATTCTCATGGATGTAACGAATGATGTGATGGAACGCCAGCATATTGAACGTGAACGGGATATTGATCTTTTAACTGAATTATACAACCGGAGGGCGTTTTATCGTCGTCTGGAAGCGTTTTTTGTGCCCGCACCGGAATTTAAATATGCTGTGATCCTGCTCGCTGATTCGGATCAGCTGAAACGAGTCAATGACCAGTATGGACATGAAAGCGGTGACCGTTATCTGTGTGGAGTTGCCCGGATTTTATGCACCGGACCTTCAGAGAACAGAATCGTCGCGAGGCTGGGCGGTGATGAATTTGCACTGATCATCTGTGCTGATGACAGGGAAGAACTGACGGAGAGGATCGGGATCATACGTGAGGCGATGCAGGGCTACACGGTGAAACTGAGTTCGGATGTGGCTGTTACAGTGCGGTTTTCCGCCGGATGTGCATACTATCCGGAGGACGGTACTGATTATCGGGAACTGCTCAAACTTGCGGATCAACGAATGTATCAGGAGAAAAAAGAGCATAAAAGGGAGGATAAGAGGTGTTTAGATCATGATGGAGCAGTTAAGCCTGTTTGATGACCGCAGGACGAGTGCACCCCTGGCCAGCCGCCTGCGTCCGGAAACGCTGAATGAATATGTGGGCCAGCGGCATCTGATCGGAGAGGGGAAGATCCTGCGGCAGCTCATTGAAAAAGATCAGGTATCTTCCATGATATTCTGGGGGCCTCCCGGTGTGGGTAAGACGACACTGGCGAGGATTATCGCGAATCAGACCAGGGCCAAATTCGTGGAGTTCAGCGCGGTGACCAGCGGGATCAAAGAGATAAAGGAAGTTATGAGCCAGGCGGAGTTTAACCGCAGGTCAGGCGTCAGGACTTTGTTGTTCGCTGATGAAATTCATCGGTTTAATAAGGCTCAGCAGGATGCCTTTTTGCCGTACGTGGAAAAAGGAAGCATTATTCTGGTGGGTGCGACGACTGAGAATCCTTCTTTTGAGATCAATTCAGCGCTTCTGTCGCGGTGTAAGGTATTTATTTTAAAAGCGCTCGGGGAGGAGGACCTGAAGGAGCTGCTGCTGTACGCCCTGAAAAGTACGAAGGGATTCGGAAATCAGGATATCGCAATTGATGATGACATGCTGTCCGCGATTGCACGTTTTTCCAACGGCGATGCGAGGACTGCACTGAATACGCTTGAAATGGCAGTACTAAACGGCCGGATGGATGAGAAGGCAAAGATCTGTGTGGATGAGGATACTCTGGCACAGTGTATGAATCGGCGTTCTCTGTTGTATGATAAGACCGGGGAAGAACATTATAATCTGATCTCGGCGCTGCACAAGTCCATGAGAAACAGTGATCCGGATGCAGCAGTGTACTGGCTGTGCCGTATGCTGGACGGAGGGGAGGACCCGCTGTATATTGCCAGGCGCCTGGTGAGGTTTGCCAGCGAAGATGTTGGAATGGCGGAACCGGAAGCGCTTCAGACTGCTGTGGCCGTATATCAGGCGTGTCATTTTCTCGGGATGCCGGAGTGCGATGTTCATCTGACACATGCGGTGGTCTGTCTGGCAATGGCACCCAAATCCAATGCACTTTACAGGGCGTGTGAGTCCTGTAAAAAAGACGTGCGGGAGCTGCCTGCCGAGCCGGTGCCTCTTCCGATCCGGAATGCACCGACCAGCCTGATGAAGGATATGAAGTATGGGCAGGATTATATCTACGCCCACGACACTGAGGAGAAGCTGAGCCGTATGCAATGCCTGCCGGATGCGCTTGCAGACCGAAGATATTACCTGCCCACAGAGGAAGGGCAGGAAAAGCAGGTGAGGGAGCGGCTGGAACAGATTCATAAATGGAAGAATGAAAAATAAAGAATAAGAGAGTATACGGATGAGAAGGACAGTAATTGGTATTCTGGCCCACGTGGATGCGGGCAAAACAACATTATCGGAGGCGATGCTTTTTAAGAGCGGCAGTATCCGAAAGATGGGAAGAGTCGACAATCAGGATGCGTTTTTGGACACGTATGCCCTTGAGAGAACCCGCGGAATCACTATTTTTTCCAAACAGGCACAGATGAGCCTGGGGGATCTGCAGGTGACACTGCTGGATACTCCGGGTCATGTGGACTTTTCTGCGGAAATGGAGCGCACGCTGCAGGTGCTGGACTATGCGATCCTGGTGATAAGCGGAGCGGACGGTGTACAGGGGCATACGCAGACACTGTGGAGGCTGCTGGCGAGGTATCAGATACCAGTATTTCTGTTTATCAACAAGATGGATCAGGAAGGGACGGACAGTCAGAAGCTTCTTGCAGAGCTGAAAAGCCGGCTGGATGATGGCTGTATTGATTTTGGCGGACCTCATGAATATGACTTTTATGAGAGTCTTGCGATGTGCGATGAAAGGGCACTGGAGCATTTTCTGGAACATGAGACGCTAGAATCTGAAGACATTCGAAGCCTGATCTCGGCACGCAGGGTATTTCCCTGCTTTTTTGGTTCGGCGCTGAAGCTTACGGGCGTGGAAGAATTTCTTACGGGTCTCGTGCAGTATACAGAAACGCCATGTTATCCTGAGGCATTTGGTGCACGGGTTTTTAAGATCGCCAGGGATGATCAGGGCAGCCGTCTGACATACCTCAAGGTTACCGGCGGGAGCCTGAAGACAAAAACATCACTTACAAACCGCAGGGAAGGAATGGACAGAGATACTGTCTGGGAAGAAAAGATCAACCAGATCCGTATTTACTCAGGAGAAAAATATGAGACTGTCAGCGAGGCTGCGGCGGGTATGATATGTGCTGTGACGGGACTTACAGTGACCCGGCCGGGCATGGGCTTTGGGATCGAGGAGGAATCTATCATGCCGATACTGGAACCCGTTCTGACATATCAGATGATACTGGATCCGTCAGACAGCGTCAGCACGATGCTTCCAAGACTACGGCAGCTGGAAGAGGAAGAGCCCCAGCTTCACATTGTCTGGGATGAAAATCTGCAGGAGATCCAGGCTCAGGTGATGGGTGAGGTGCAGACAGAGGTGCTGCAGAGTCTGATTAAGGAGCGGTTTGGCGCAGATGTGAAATTCGGTGCCGGAAATATTGTCTATAAGGAGACAATCGCCGATAAGGTGGAAGGTGTCGGACACTTTGAGCCTCTGCGGCACTACGCAGAGGTACATTTGATCCTGGAGCCGGGGGAAGCCGGCAGCGGTCTTGTCTTTGAGTCGAGCTGCAGTGAGGATGTACTGGACAGAAACTGGCAGCGGCTGATACTGACACATCTGGAAGAGAAAGAACACCGGGGAGTGCTGACGGGGTCGGCGATCACCGATATGAAAATCACACTGGCGGCGGGCCGGGCGCATAAGAAGCATACGGAAGGCGGAGATTTCAGGCAGGCGACGTACCGTGCGGTGCGGCACGGGCTGAAACGGGCAGTATCCGTGCTGCTGGAACCATTTTATGAATACCGCCTGGAAGTTCCGTCGCAGATGACAGGCCGTGCGATGGCTGATCTGGAGCGCATGCACGGCACTTTTCGGCAGCCGGTATCTGAGGGGGGACTATCCGTGCTGACCGGAAGCGCGCCGGTGTCTGCGATGCGGGGCTATTCGCAGGAGGTAGTATCCTACACAAAGGGGCACGGGAGACTTTTCTGCAGTCTGCAGGGATACGGTCCATGCCACAATGCTGAGGAGGTCATCCTGCGAACAGGCTATGATTCGGAGCACGACCTGGAGAACCCCACGGGATCCGTATTCTGCGCACATGGTGCCGGGTTCGTGGTAAACTGGGATCAGGTGGAGGAGTATATGCACCTGGAACCTCAGCTGATTCCTGAGGGGGAGAAGCAGGCGGGGGAGTCCCGGGAGGCGCCCAGACAGTATCCTGTTGGAGCCCAGACTGAGGAACCGTGGATTGATACTGAGGAAGTGGACGCCATTCTGGCGAAGGCATATGGCGCAAATCAAAAGGGCAGGAAAACTGCCGGGGGCTGGAAGCAGCGGCGAAGTGCACGTACGGTGGAGGTGCCTGTGCCCGGAAAACACAGTGTCAGGCGAAAGCTGGAGGAATATCTTCTGGTAGACGGATATAATATCATCTTTGCCTGGGAGGATTTGAAAGAGCTGGCACAGGTCAATATCGACGGTGCCAGAGGAAAGCTGCTGGATATTCTGTCAAATTATCAGGCCATCCGCAGATGTCACCTGATCGTTGTGTTTGACGCTTACCGCGTTGGGGGCCATACTACGGAGATTATGGAGTATCACAATATACATGTGGTATATACGAAAGAGGCGGAGACGGCAGATCAGTATATAGAAAGATTTGCTCATGAAAACCGGGAGAAATATCAGGTCGTGGTGGCAACCTCAGACGGGCTGGAACAGATCATCATCCGGGGTCAGGGCTGTGGGCTGCTCTCGGCGCGGGATCTGCAGGAGGAAATACGGGAAGCCAATGCCGCGATTCAGGAGCAGTATCTTAAGAAGCAGCGGGCGGGCAGAAACTATCTGCTGGATGGGCTGTCGGAGGAAGAGAAAAAGAAGCTGGGACAGGAAGAATAAAATAGAAACACAGACAAGAAGAGGTCACGCCAGTTTTTTCGTATCTGTCAGTAGTTCCGGTTTTGCAAGCGGAATTCGGATTTTTCCGACATAAGTAAAAAAACTTTAATCGTGACCTGCATTCTTGGCGTAATAGTCATTAAATACATTTTTAAACACAGCGAAGTCATTTTCGCCCTTTGCGCTGTCTACATCATCGTCGATGGCGATAAACCGGACGTTATAGACGGGGGAGTTCCTTGACGATCAGTGTGGAAACGGAATGAAAGCGATTTGTCAAGGGTGTTCTGAAATATTTTAGGTTACTGCTGTTTGTATACCATCTATACACTCCAGCCAAGGCTCTCCTGCTGAATAGTATACAGTTTTTTGTAAAGTCCTTCCTGTAATATCAGTTCGCTGTGTGTTCCTTGCTCTACAACTTCACCATCATCAAGTACAATAATCTTATCGGCGTTTGCAATGGTACGAAGCCTGTGGGCGATGACAAGAACCGTTTTTCCTTGTATTAACCGCCCAATTGCATGCTGGATGCTGGCTTCGCTTTCCGGATCAAGGCTGGCTGTTGCCTCGTCTAAAAGAACAATCGGGGCGTCCTTTAGTAAAGCTCTTGCAATAGACAGGCGCTGCCGTTCTCCGCCGGAAAGGGTACTACCGTTTTCTCCCAAAATGGTATTATAACCATCGGGCATTTTGTCGATGAATTCGTCGCAGCGTGCAGCTTTTGCTGCCGCAAGCACCTGTTCTTCGGTGGCATCCATATTTCCAATTTTGATGTTATTGTAAACTGTGTCGTTAAAAAGAACCACATCCTGGAATACAAAGGACATGTATTCCATCAAGTGTTCCGGATCAAGCTCCTTTACATCCATCCCGCCAATTTCCATCTGACCTTTATTGACATCCCAGAAACGTGCGATTAGACGGGAAAGAGTACTTTTACCGCTTCCGCTTGGACCAACCAACGCCGTAATTGCTCCCGCAGGAATGGTAACGTTCACATTCTTAATAGTTTCCTCACCCTGCGTGTTGTACCGGAAGCTGACATTTTTCAGTTCGATTTCATACTCTTTTATCGGTTTTTCGGTGTCTCCTTCCATTGGCTTAATGTTCATCAGGGTTCTCATCCTTCGGATAGCAATCTGGTGATAGAATAGTTCTGGTAATAGCGTAAGTTCTGTAATGATGGGTCCATAAATTCTGGTGACAATCAGAAGGCAAAGCAACATCGGGACAAGTTCTATTTTGCCGCTTAACAGCAGGGAGGTCCCTGCAAATACTGTAATTCCGATACCAGACTGGACAATCATCTGTGCCCCTGTCACAAAAACTCCGGAACCAAATTCAAATTTGATCGCGAGATTTTTCATAGTGCGCAGTGCTTTTTCCAATGCTTGAAACTGCTGGCTGTCCAGATTGCAGGCTTTAATCACCTTGATTCCTTCTATATATTCCTGAACCTGTTCGGAAGCTTCCAGCTTCGCCTGGGCGTGTTTTTTCCCAAGCCGTTCCTGAAGCCGTCTGCTTGCAAAAATAATGAAAAAGGCGACAGGTACAGAAATGAAAATGGCGAGTGCCATACGCCAATCATAAAAGGCAAACATGATGCAGACAACAGTAATGGTTATCACATTAGAGATGATCTGCGGATAAATATGACTCAACACATGTTCGGAAGTCGCTACATCACCCATAAGATTTGTAGTAAGTTCCGAAAGGTTTTTGGAGTTGAACACGCTCATAGGCAACTTTCGGATGTGTTCCGCCAAAGCAATTCTTGTGTTTTCGCTCTCCATGTAAGAGGCCACATAAGTCTTTTTGTAGTCGTTCTTATTGCAGAGGTATACGATCACTGCGCCAATGATGCCGAGTCCAAAATAAACCCACATATTTGTCCATGAGATGCTTCCTCCTGTAAACGGCTTCAGAACTTCCATGACAACCTGAAGCATCACCATGGCCGGGATAAACATAGAGAAATTCGTCAACGTGCAGGCAACAATCGCTTTTTTCAAATCCCGATAGCCCTTGTCTGTCAGCATCAGCGCGTCCTGAAAGCTTGATTTTTTCTTAGCCATTGACCGGCACCCCCTTTTCCATAGTCCAACTGGCTGTTTCGTTGTAGGTCTTCCACATGGATGCATACCGTCCGCCTTTTTGCAGGAGGTCACCATGGCTCCCTTCTTCGGCTACACATCCATTGTCCATCACAATGATATGATCGGCGTTACGGACAGTGGAAAGACGGTGCGCAATGATAATCACCGTTTTTCCGCGCATCAGCTTTTCAAAAGCCTTTTGAATCAAATGTTCATTCTCGGGATCAGCAAAGGCTGTGGCCTCATCCAGCACTACCACAGGCGCATCCTTTACAATGGCACGGGCAATCGCAATCCGCTGCTGTTCACCGCCACTTAAATGGATACCTTG
This window encodes:
- a CDS encoding GntR family transcriptional regulator codes for the protein MEKKRTLFHYLYQNLSYQITTGYLPHGAALPSINQLCQIYHVGIRTVKDVLAALKSEGLICSQERKPTVVIYRPPDGDSALSPTRNILEQKDSILDVYETITLLMPRLFSFSALSCGDEVLSPHFHSLTRCKPECSAQRWHICSSLLHDMLDSTGNLLFRDIFTSLELHARVPFFLNSKEAMSVIADYTDGARTQWVMDSLKEKDPGEIQARFSSIYCGMQNAIARYLNTLSQTPDIKPSQKNNCFFWNAETGRDHYYMQITRDLIDKIGIGLYKDGEFLPPQAELALQYNVSVSTIRKAMSTLNELGFAETFNAKGTQVTLFNGQATCSCMKNRTYKNDTLLYLSALQFMAIAIQPAVRLAFPHIERSTWDAMRQRFGQPDIIPLDHILQCITEQLPLQPLCLLLQETNKLLHWGYYYSFYLDGNRSSNTLNQMCLQALDLLNTKGAEAFSRQLSLCYCHVFEFVRDFMVGRGLPEARSLVTPDPGL
- a CDS encoding GGDEF domain-containing protein is translated as MKKQKAFIVRGAQIGLLSIILIMVFTASIWNAAQLRIVLNDSTKEYLNDVTTQMSGDIQGTIQHKMTDLEELSDSVSRFDSGQDREELKEFLNRKAHIQEFDPLVVLDRNGNTVSSESELFSGKREQEMLLQMESVQSSFEGEVCASYLGGEIIVYSVPVYENGQVTGVLIGGRSKENMQRMIASKSFNGNALSCIIDSDGQVVISPEDLNPFMQLEDIFESDEKVAAGIREMQEKMRAGQDGMLKFTAVTHEELFLAYNGLGINDWILLTIIPADIISGGADRYIYQSFIIVGVTIAFFSMFLFAVFRFYNDYRKKLERAAFTDPVTGGMNNAAFQMKFREISHEIKPCTYTIVLLNVKGFKMINERFGISVGNDILRYVCRVLEHHMRAEKNEFAARSESDHFFLCIKEHAPEAIKAKLGVIIEDINSFHGVDLPCYQFSFKQGACLVEDPGMEIMLLQDRARTAYQNQSPGMQQECSFYDNSFTDKLRKEHELNELFERSVSEHHFEIYLQPKIGLGENRLEGAEALVRWNHPQRGMISPAEFIPIFERSDKICTLDFYVFKEVCMLLNSWIKEGKKPVPISVNLSRLHFLNAGFLEEFAEIAHEYEILPGMIEFELTESIFFDTQRIKTVQESIRHMHRMGFLCSLDDFGSGFSSLGLLKEFDVDTLKLDRSFFMNISDERGQEIISCLIELAGKLEVQTVAEGIETPEQLEYLRSVHCDMVQGYIFSKPLPISAFEEWSKQYI
- a CDS encoding diguanylate cyclase, encoding MKKQINKRLCIIIFAAMLVSLLLNYLLQIFQAQDTMRVNSQELFWQINQILVQNEKEVEQIKEDFAKSCLVNAKAAAYIVQNNPDIINDQDELEKIAEFLQIDEFHIFDTQGNLYAGSQPKYFGLNFNSGEQMRFFLPMLKDRSLELCQEITPNTAEQKLMQYAAVWREDGEGIVQIGMEPHRVLEAMKRNELSYIFSIVTADKGAVICALDPETYQVLGATGSGYIDKNIEELGIDPQEVNAGGNGFHAVVDGEKSYCVFERNGSVILGRIVPHDSMYQNVNRNCLMLGGYLLLLGIIMIAAISRYLDRYILKGISAVNQKMRVITGGDLDTKVDVDTTPEFAELSEQINEMIGSLLDTTNKLSTVLDVVSIPVGVYEYRQNMKRVMATRRIAEILKLSQDEARLILSDCMLFERKLEEIRGHMVDGRKEIYQLPGKIKRFIRMESITYEKNMLGILMDVTNDVMERQHIERERDIDLLTELYNRRAFYRRLEAFFVPAPEFKYAVILLADSDQLKRVNDQYGHESGDRYLCGVARILCTGPSENRIVARLGGDEFALIICADDREELTERIGIIREAMQGYTVKLSSDVAVTVRFSAGCAYYPEDGTDYRELLKLADQRMYQEKKEHKREDKRCLDHDGAVKPV
- a CDS encoding replication-associated recombination protein A, which codes for MMEQLSLFDDRRTSAPLASRLRPETLNEYVGQRHLIGEGKILRQLIEKDQVSSMIFWGPPGVGKTTLARIIANQTRAKFVEFSAVTSGIKEIKEVMSQAEFNRRSGVRTLLFADEIHRFNKAQQDAFLPYVEKGSIILVGATTENPSFEINSALLSRCKVFILKALGEEDLKELLLYALKSTKGFGNQDIAIDDDMLSAIARFSNGDARTALNTLEMAVLNGRMDEKAKICVDEDTLAQCMNRRSLLYDKTGEEHYNLISALHKSMRNSDPDAAVYWLCRMLDGGEDPLYIARRLVRFASEDVGMAEPEALQTAVAVYQACHFLGMPECDVHLTHAVVCLAMAPKSNALYRACESCKKDVRELPAEPVPLPIRNAPTSLMKDMKYGQDYIYAHDTEEKLSRMQCLPDALADRRYYLPTEEGQEKQVRERLEQIHKWKNEK
- a CDS encoding TetM/TetW/TetO/TetS family tetracycline resistance ribosomal protection protein, with the protein product MRRTVIGILAHVDAGKTTLSEAMLFKSGSIRKMGRVDNQDAFLDTYALERTRGITIFSKQAQMSLGDLQVTLLDTPGHVDFSAEMERTLQVLDYAILVISGADGVQGHTQTLWRLLARYQIPVFLFINKMDQEGTDSQKLLAELKSRLDDGCIDFGGPHEYDFYESLAMCDERALEHFLEHETLESEDIRSLISARRVFPCFFGSALKLTGVEEFLTGLVQYTETPCYPEAFGARVFKIARDDQGSRLTYLKVTGGSLKTKTSLTNRREGMDRDTVWEEKINQIRIYSGEKYETVSEAAAGMICAVTGLTVTRPGMGFGIEEESIMPILEPVLTYQMILDPSDSVSTMLPRLRQLEEEEPQLHIVWDENLQEIQAQVMGEVQTEVLQSLIKERFGADVKFGAGNIVYKETIADKVEGVGHFEPLRHYAEVHLILEPGEAGSGLVFESSCSEDVLDRNWQRLILTHLEEKEHRGVLTGSAITDMKITLAAGRAHKKHTEGGDFRQATYRAVRHGLKRAVSVLLEPFYEYRLEVPSQMTGRAMADLERMHGTFRQPVSEGGLSVLTGSAPVSAMRGYSQEVVSYTKGHGRLFCSLQGYGPCHNAEEVILRTGYDSEHDLENPTGSVFCAHGAGFVVNWDQVEEYMHLEPQLIPEGEKQAGESREAPRQYPVGAQTEEPWIDTEEVDAILAKAYGANQKGRKTAGGWKQRRSARTVEVPVPGKHSVRRKLEEYLLVDGYNIIFAWEDLKELAQVNIDGARGKLLDILSNYQAIRRCHLIVVFDAYRVGGHTTEIMEYHNIHVVYTKEAETADQYIERFAHENREKYQVVVATSDGLEQIIIRGQGCGLLSARDLQEEIREANAAIQEQYLKKQRAGRNYLLDGLSEEEKKKLGQEE